From one Anopheles cruzii chromosome 3, idAnoCruzAS_RS32_06, whole genome shotgun sequence genomic stretch:
- the LOC128273141 gene encoding mucin-19 yields the protein MPFVQRVVTPKYVARSSPTVAQLATPSPAIPVADNEFEALTNITLSNALRQLASLVFISNQIFTELHQELSSVNERSLGIKQRIDRLSQKVDQSDPKQVPVPESDLDAFVQIKSHYRKTYHVETSLFTVATRSETLREMYEAAAKTPVTTIAEMDRIVGNVAGSSSEAFICTPVLSRQRRAARAHNVDMDIEVSLPTAVQDLRKWTSAEAIGDVTTGVACSVKITSNSASKSVQPNITDRSVPAALTVVAESDYTDAGAATTSGSANETNLDAITSLSETVVRDSSGGSSSGGGADDRVDHLLPSPAEQCRVLASKFPAETIQIDTSGRAFDRMSSTRKSLVCYMSGRAKKSHQDQDGKPEEDNTVRRRSRLRRPRGKRRNTIAGTDQREIAEVIGQGEPEATAATAASTQQQQQQPACDFSELLPAIRSKSGDLLRKEPSFSAEWTKSFNKMSHFNSLKQWGINRLRMMNREARDQKDHDIDDFNIHDTTLARHQSAGRRKGSDREKRLSHDRKPSYSSSERSSSGGVINSSYLPASINPVKLRETSTVRRQRRTALGNRDEPHSSSGNWSASSESGRTSIGSEITTNTHPKSSASSSSLNHSSNPVSSSAPPSSIVSRRRFFNTSASSSVTSEGTITPDLQTFDYHDEGGETSSVYSCDTEGYYTSFHVDSGLKTLKEEEPITPLQSTTALSSITSFSSSGNTTVVSQENEYDLYGKGSTSTTTSSAGTICTVLAEGGANASGSSLPKIPERKSSLTKLNRSNSTASNGTLERSYSSSTLGSTLDSTGTIKRNGVLIQKEVIKALRQDNNNRPDVADGNTVSGKGSAEAKLPPTAEPEQSESSDVECVERTERLKVKTTINTSRIPSMCIITPTNSDDEQQGGGACGGGPPLAKGKSSDKAKRPSLPESSSFELKKPKDFCKASLLPLNNVLDRIKGALPHLKKSPTKEDCTVATAAAAAPPNEPADGEYVEISKGRKTPNELTVRRNLATVLSGNLNEETEYVSLNELPCNIKCESTSVSFMHLDDKCAATGRRTPNTNTAAQNGSLGGGGSNNATAVDIHTPRNATPVAALKGAARVKLDANGRVIFSSDSLKRRKGAHTTFAPGPCVKDVSVREAQGSGKQGTVATQNATPTTAATLNDPSAARDGNPRQQQQQQVQVVPGSYRSLKRPLVSPRYGTPSNRIVPIGGIAGGSALVEPPKKTLVATILPNSAKQQQQPPQREVRELSAMHSFAPYAAPGARTSSPHHGAPHDDGATTAFPKGAHVNVQNVASYRTVNAGGATALKPYPEGARSLDRSSLRNWYPDRVTVDGRCAIVPRPNYSRTVQAPKDHEPPRALMAPGSFSTPRQATGSPIGGDNLPPDLHSLYAVPNKPKPSPLAVGRSSQLARPMDRSLRSILAEQSELSPIKPCQTNPFKTSTPSKEDELLSVSSQLQNKLFSSAVRSLGNSPVHSGRSTPRDMLEPQSGCARGRHSWASNSIEVPKTCSDRLGTPKTSLMDFKKLLLAHGTKLHPSPGSKMSAVEMLKKSKETVNVRPMEREQVGTTPRHSAGPGSMTILDMSASPKLYSFRRAAQHGNSSPTKNLGGGKVGGGGGPRSNWRFNSLRGGVISTAIPEANSEEEILPPLDRNATAANEPSVAPDKVTSEVEEVEDVSISSFKENIFLKEDENNFMKGEVPRLAKSFAGFSTADSTAIVRGRLVKDLNSAKLLMARDQEGRDAEQKEADSRAKAAALETAL from the exons ATGCCGTTCGTGCAGCGTGTCGTAACCCCCAAGTACGTCGCCCGGTcgtcgccgacggtggcgcaaCTGGCGACGCCATCGCCGGCCATCCCGGTCGCGGACAACGAGTTCGAGGCGCTGACCAACATCACGCTCAGCAACGCGCTCCGGCAGCTCGCCTCACTCGTCTTCATCTCGAACCAGATCTTCACCGAGCTCCACCAGGAGCTGTCGAGCGTTAACGAGCGATCGCTCGGCATCAAGCAGCGCATCGATCGGCTGTCGCAGAAGGTGGACCAGTCCGATCCGAAGCAAGTCCCAGTCC cggagAGTGACCTCGATGCGTTCGTTCAGATCAAGAGCCACTACAGGAAAACGTACCATGTGGAAACCTCGCTGTTCACGGTGGCAACCCGCTCGGAGACGCTACGGGAGATGTACGAGGCGGCCGCCAAGACGCCGGTCACGACCATCGCCGAGATGGACCGCATCGTGGGCAACGTGGCCGGAAGTAGCTCGGAGGCGTTCATCTGCACGCCGGTGCTAAGCCGCCAGCGGCGGGCCGCCCGAGCCCACAACGTCGACATGGACATCGAAGTCAGTCTG CCTACGGCCGTGCAGGATCTACGCAAGTGGACCTCGGCGGAGGCGATCGGCGACGTGACGACGGGTGTGGCTTGTTCGGTGAAAATCACGTCCAACAGCGCTAGCAAGTCCGTCCAACCGAACATAACCGACCGAAGCGTTCCGGCGGCGCTCACAGTCGTCGCGGAGTCGGATTACACCGACGCTggagcggccaccaccagcggctcAGCCAACGAGACGAACCTCGATGCGATCACGTCGCTGTCCGAAACGGTCGTTCGTGActccagcggcggcagcagtagcggcggcggcgctgacGATCGCGTCGATCATCTCCTTCCATCGCCGGCCGAACAGTGCCGAGTGCTGGCATCGAA GTTCCCAGCGGAGACGATACAAATCGACACTTCCGGCCGGGCGTTCGATCGCATGTCCTCGACCCGCAAGTCGCTGGTGTGCTACATGAGCGGGCGAGCGAAAAAGTCCCACCAAGACCAGGACGGCAAACCGGAAGAGGACAACACGGTGCGGAGGCGATCCCGGTTACGGCGGCCGCGAGGCAAAAGACGCAACACGATCGCCGGGACGGATCAGCGCGAGATAGCCGAGGTCATCGGCCAAGG GGAACCGgaagcgacggcggcgacggcagcgagcacgcagcagcagcagcagcaaccggcgtGTGACTTTAGtgagctgctgccggcgatCCGCAGCAAGTCGGGCGATCTGCTGCGCAAGGAGCCCTCGTTCTCGGCCGAGTGGACGAAGAGCTTCAACAAGATGTCGCACTTCAACTCGCTCAAACAGTGGGGCATCAACCGGCTGCGGATGATGAACCGAGAGGCGCGCGATCAGAAGGATCATGATATTGACGACTTCAATATCCACGATACCACGCTGGCGCGGCACCAGAGCGCGGGCCGGCGGAAGGGCTCCGACCGGGAGAAGCGGCTTTCGCACGACCGAAAGCCGTCTTACTCGTCGTCGGAGCGCAGCTCCAGCGGTGGCGTGATCAATTCGTCGTACCTGCCGGCCTCGATCAATCCGGTGAAGCTCCGGGAAACGTCTACCGTGCGGCGGCAGCGCAGAACCGCGCTCGGGAACCGGGACGAGCCGCACTCGTCGAGCGGCAATTGGAGCGCCAGCTCGGAGTCGGGCCGAACGTCGATCGGAAGCGAGATCACGACCAACACGCACCCGAAATCGAGCGCTTCGAGCTCCTCGCTGAACCACAGCAGTAACCCGGTCAGCTCGAGCGCCCCGCCGAGTTCGATCgtgagccgccgccggttctTCAACACGTCCGCATCGAGCAGCGTCACGAGCGAGGGCACCATCACGCCGGACTTGCAAACGTTCGATTACCACGACGAGGGTGGCGAAACGAGCTCCGTGTACTCGTGCGACACCGAAGGGTACTACACGTCGTTCCACGTCGATTCAGGGCTGAAGACGCTGAAGGAAGAGGAACCGATCACGCCGCTCCAGTCGACGACGGCCCTGTCCAGCATCACATCGTTCTCCAGCTCCGGCAACACGACGGTCGTGTCGCAGGAGAACGAGTACGATCTGTACGGGAAGGGCTCCACCTCTACGACGACCAGCTCAGCCGGGACTATCTGCACGGTGCTGGCCGAGGGCGGTGCTAACGCGAGCGGCTCCAGCCTGCCGAAGATTCCGGAACGTAAGAGCTCTCTGACGAAGCTGAACCGCAGCAACAGTACCGCCAGCAATGGCACACTGGAGCGGAGCTACTCAAGCAGCACGCTCGGTAGCACCCTGGACAGTACCGGCACCATCAAGCGCAACGGGGTGCTGATACAGAAGGAGGTCATCAAGGCGCTGCGCcaggacaacaacaaccgaccgGACGTAGCCGACGGGAACACCGTCTCCGGCAAGGGTTCTGCCGAAGCGAAACTTCCGCcgacggcggaaccggaacagtCCGAGTCGTCCGATGTGGAGTGCGTGGAACGTACGGAGCGGTTGAAGGTGAAAACGACCATCAACACCAGCCGCATACCGTCCATGTGCATAATCACTCCGACGAACAGCGATGACGAGCAGCAGGGCGGAGGCgcgtgcggtggtggcccgccACTGGCGAAGGGCAAATCGTCCGACAAAGCCAAACGCCCGTCGCTGCCGGAGTCCAGTTCGTTCGAGTTGAAGAAACCGAAGGACTTCTGCAAGGCATCGTTACTTCCGCTGAACAATGTGCTCGACCGGATCAAGGGTGCGCTGCCGCACCTGAAGAAGTCTCCCACTAAGGAAGACTGCAccgtggcgacggcggctgcggcggcgccACCAAACGAACCCGCTGACGGGGAGTACGTCGAGATATCGAAGGGCCGTAAGACACCGAACGAGCTCACGGTAAGACGCAATCTGGCGACGGTACTTTCCGGGAATCTGAACGAAGAAACGGAGTACGTGTCGCTCAACGAGCTGCCGTGCAACATCAAGTGCGAGAGCACCAGCGTGAGCTTCATGCACCTGGACGACAAGTGCGCGGCCACGGGTAGACGGACACCGAACACCAACACGGCAGCGCAAAATGGCAGCCTCGGTGGTGGAGGAAGCAACAACGCGACCGCCGTTGACATTCACACCCCACGCAATGCCACCCCCGTCGCTGCGCTGAAGGGTGCTGCGCGTGTGAAGCTGGATGCGAATGGGAGAGTAATTTTCTCATCTGACAGCTTGAAGCGACGGAAGGGGGCGCACACAACGTTCGCACCCGGACCATGCGTAAAGGACGTCTCGGTACGCGAAGCGCAGGGAAGTGGTAAACAAGGAACAGTCGCTACGCAAAACGCAACACCAACGACGGCCGCGACGTTGAATGACCCATCAGCAGCAAGAGACGGCAAccctcggcagcagcagcagcagcaagtgcagGTCGTCCCCGGCAGTTATCGAAGCCTGAAGAGACCGCTGGTGTCgccacggtacggtacgcCGAGCAATAGAATTGTCCCGATCGGAGGAATCGCTGGTGGCAGCGCGCTGGTGGAACCACCGAAAAAGACGCTCGTTGCGACGATTCTTCCCAACAGtgccaagcagcagcagcagccaccgcaaCGAGAAGTCCGCGAACTGTCCGCCATGCACTCGTTCGCACCCTATGCTGCACCCGGTGCAAGGACATCATCTCCACACCACGGTGCTCCCCATGACGATGGTGCTACTACTGCCTTCCCCAAAGGTGCTCACGTAAACGTACAAAACGTTGCGTCCTATCGAACGGTAAACGCTGGCGGCGCCACTGCCCTCAAGCCGTACCCCGAAG GTGCTCGCTCGTTGGATCGCTCTAGCCTAAGAAACTGGTACCCGGACAGGGTGACCGTTGATGGCCGGTGCGCTATCGTACCACGGCCAAACTATTCTCGGACCGTTCAAGCTCCGAAGGACCACGAACCCCCGCGGGCTCTGATGGCCCCGGGTAGCTTTTCTACGCCACGCCAAGCCACGGGTAGTCCGATCGGCGGGGATAATCTGCCACCGGATCTGCACAGCCTGTACGCGGTTCCCAACAAGCCAAAGCCGTCGCCCCTTGCCGTCGGCCGCAGCAGCCAGTTGGCCAGACCGATGGACCGTAGTCTGAGATCGATTCTGGCCGAGCAGAGCGAACTGTCGCCGATCAAACCTTGCCAAACGAATCCCTTCAAAACGTCCACCCCCTCGAAGGAGGACGAGCTGCTGTCGGTTAGCTCGCAGCTGCAGAACAAACTGTTTTCGTCCGCCGTGCGGTCACTAGGCAACAGCCCGGTGCACTCGGGGCGGTCAACACCACGCGATATGCTCGAACCGCAGTCGGGCTGCGCCCGCGGACGGCACAGCTGGGCGTCGAACAGCATCGAGGTGCCGAAGACGTGCTCCGACCGGCTCGGCACACCGAAGACGAGTTTGATGGACTTCAAGAAGCTGCTCCTTGCGCACGGCACGAAATTGCATCCCAGCCCCGGTTCCAAGATGTCGGCGGTGGAGATGCTGAAGAAAAGTAAGGAGACGGTTAACGTGCGCCCGATGGAACGGGAACAAGTGGGAACAACACCGAGGCACAGTGCAGGACCGGGCAGCATGACCATACTGGACATGTCGGCGTCACCGAAGCTGTACAGCTTCCGCCGAGCGGCCCAACACGGCAATTCGTCGCCAACGAAGAACCTAGGCGGTGGCAaggtaggtggtggtggtggcccccgcTCAAACTGGCGATTCAATAGCCTGCGGGGCGGTGTCATTTCCACCGCCATCCCGGAAGCGAACAGCGAGGAAGAAATCCTGCCGCCGCTCGATAggaacgccaccgccgccaatgAACCCAGTGTTGCGCCGGACAAGGTGACCTCTGAAGTGGAAGAGGTCGAAGACGTTAGCATTAGTAGCTTTAAGGAGAACATCTTCCTGAAGGAGgatgaaaacaatttcatgAAGGGCGAAGTGCCACGACTGGCCAAATCCTTCGCTGGCTTCTCCACGGCGGACAGCACGGCCATCGTGCGAGGTCGGTTGGTGAAGGACCTGAACAGCGCCAAGCTGCTAATGGCACGGGACCAAGAGGGACGCGATGCTGAACAGAAGGAAGCCGATTCACGGGCAAAAGCGGCCGCACTTGAAACGGCCCTCTAA
- the LOC128273146 gene encoding U1 small nuclear ribonucleoprotein C yields the protein MPKYYCDYCDTYLTHDSPSVRKTHCTGRKHKDNVKFYYQKWMEEQAQHLIDATTAAYKAGKIAQNPFTTGPPKPNINIPPPTMNMPPRPGIIPGMPTGAPPLLMGPNGPLPPPMMGMRPPPMMVPTMGMPPMGLGMRPPVMSGAPPQLNTKS from the coding sequence ATGCCAAAATATTACTGCGATTATTGCGACACGTACCTCACGCACGATTCGCCGAGTGTTCGCAAAACGCACTGCACCGGCCGGAAGCACAAGGACAATGTGAAATTCTACTACCAAAAATGGATGGAAGAACAGGCGCAGCATCTGATCGACGCGACGACCGCTGCGTACAAGGCTGGAAAGATTGCCCAGAATCCGTTCACGACtgggccaccgaagccgaacaTTAACATCCCCCCGCCGACGATGAACAtgccgccccggcccggcatcATCCCCGGTATGCCTACCGGTGCTCCGCCACTGCTGATGGGACCCAACGGGCCACTTCCGCCACCGATGATGGGAATGCGTCCACCGCCGATGATGGTACCGACAATGGGAATGCCTCCGATGGGCCTTGGTATGCGCCCACCGGTGATGAGTGGGGCGCCACCGCAGCTTAACACGAAAAGTTAA